Proteins found in one Thalassomonas actiniarum genomic segment:
- the fmt gene encoding methionyl-tRNA formyltransferase, with product MSKALNIIFAGTPDFAAEHLKALIASEHNVVAVYCPVDRPAGRGKKLTACATKVLAMEHNIPVEQPLNFKEVADKQKLSEYQADVMVVVAYGLLLPTVILETPRLGCINVHGSLLPQWRGAAPIQRSLEAGDAETGVTIMQMDKGLDTGDMILKASCAITDTDTSASLYNKLAELGPKALLDTLTLMAGDSYPREKQDDDLATYAAKLDKTEAELNWQLSATELHRKIRAYIPWPVAQFTYHENDKAHKIRIWQASVLEKTTDKTPGTILAAGKSGIEVATADGVLNLESLQLPGKKALGVQDILNGRGDWFSPGKNITGDQITGQSNG from the coding sequence TTGTCCAAAGCATTAAATATTATCTTTGCCGGAACGCCGGATTTTGCCGCCGAACACTTAAAAGCCCTGATCGCTTCCGAGCATAACGTTGTCGCCGTCTATTGCCCGGTAGACAGACCTGCCGGCAGAGGAAAAAAGTTAACCGCCTGTGCCACCAAAGTGCTGGCGATGGAACACAATATCCCGGTAGAGCAGCCGCTTAATTTCAAAGAAGTGGCAGATAAGCAAAAACTGTCCGAATATCAAGCCGATGTAATGGTAGTAGTGGCTTATGGACTGTTGCTGCCGACCGTGATCCTGGAAACGCCAAGGCTGGGCTGTATCAATGTCCACGGCTCGCTGCTGCCCCAGTGGCGTGGCGCCGCACCGATCCAGCGCTCGCTGGAAGCCGGTGATGCCGAAACCGGGGTAACTATCATGCAAATGGACAAGGGCCTGGATACCGGCGATATGATCTTAAAGGCCAGCTGTGCCATCACAGATACCGACACCAGCGCCAGCCTGTATAACAAACTGGCCGAACTTGGTCCCAAAGCCTTATTGGATACCCTGACCCTGATGGCCGGCGACAGCTACCCCAGGGAAAAACAGGATGATGACCTGGCCACTTATGCCGCCAAACTCGATAAAACCGAAGCCGAGCTTAACTGGCAGCTGAGCGCGACCGAACTGCACCGAAAAATACGCGCCTATATTCCCTGGCCCGTGGCCCAGTTCACATATCATGAAAATGACAAGGCCCATAAAATCCGGATCTGGCAGGCAAGTGTGCTGGAGAAGACCACAGATAAAACACCGGGCACTATCCTTGCCGCCGGCAAAAGCGGTATTGAAGTAGCCACCGCCGACGGCGTACTCAACCTTGAAAGTTTGCAGCTGCCGGGGAAAAAAGCCCTGGGGGTACAGGATATTTTAAATGGCCGCGGCGACTGGTTCAGCCCGGGGAAAAATATCACGGGTGATCAGATCACCGGGCAAAGCAACGGATAA
- a CDS encoding LysM peptidoglycan-binding domain-containing protein encodes MIICLFLPLVVKADVLQIKPDAPKSYQVKKGDTLWDISAIFLNQPWLWPKLWRLNPQIKNPHLIYPGDKLRLVYDEQGQPMLVKGKPELKWSPKVRTKLKDQNAISTISLDVIAPYLRYESFFTEQDLALLPYVLGSDEAYKSSIDGFRVYVKGDMEVGRAYAIYQKGEALLDPQSGEMLGYQVDLVATAQALRVGNISEKIPSTLYVTDIQQEIHAGDFVVPVNEGQLLPSYFTMQAVAGDVRGAIIQSASGGREFGKSEVVMINRGSDNSVRPGDVMTIKRTSPSVVESETGPVYTEDAPRWSRMANAGESDYQMPEESLGQAMVFKVYDKVSMALILKSSKAIRLQDTVTAP; translated from the coding sequence TTGATAATATGCCTGTTTCTGCCGTTAGTGGTTAAGGCCGATGTCCTGCAAATAAAGCCGGATGCGCCAAAATCCTATCAAGTGAAAAAAGGCGATACCCTTTGGGACATTTCTGCTATTTTTCTCAACCAGCCCTGGTTATGGCCTAAGCTCTGGCGCTTGAACCCGCAAATCAAAAACCCCCACCTGATTTATCCCGGCGATAAATTACGTTTAGTATACGATGAACAGGGGCAGCCTATGCTGGTGAAGGGCAAACCAGAATTGAAGTGGTCTCCCAAGGTGCGTACTAAACTTAAAGACCAGAATGCCATCAGCACCATCTCCCTGGATGTCATTGCCCCCTATTTAAGATATGAAAGTTTTTTTACCGAGCAGGATTTGGCCTTGCTGCCTTATGTGCTCGGCAGCGATGAAGCTTATAAATCCAGCATCGACGGCTTTCGGGTTTATGTTAAAGGCGATATGGAAGTTGGCCGGGCTTATGCCATTTATCAAAAAGGCGAAGCCCTGCTTGATCCGCAAAGCGGAGAAATGCTGGGGTATCAGGTAGATCTGGTTGCTACCGCGCAGGCGTTAAGAGTAGGCAATATCAGCGAAAAAATCCCGTCGACGCTTTATGTCACCGACATTCAGCAAGAGATCCATGCCGGAGATTTTGTTGTGCCGGTCAATGAAGGGCAATTACTGCCTTCGTATTTTACCATGCAGGCGGTTGCCGGGGATGTTCGCGGCGCCATTATTCAATCTGCCAGCGGCGGTCGTGAGTTTGGCAAATCGGAAGTGGTGATGATCAACCGGGGTTCAGATAATAGTGTCCGCCCCGGCGATGTTATGACCATTAAAAGAACCAGTCCGAGCGTGGTGGAGTCGGAAACCGGCCCTGTTTATACCGAAGATGCCCCCAGGTGGAGCCGTATGGCCAATGCCGGCGAGTCGGATTACCAGATGCCGGAAGAAAGCTTAGGCCAGGCCATGGTCTTTAAGGTTTATGACAAAGTCAGCATGGCGCTGATTTTAAAATCCTCCAAAGCTATCAGGTTGCAGGATACGGTAACGGCTCCCTGA
- the def gene encoding peptide deformylase, producing MTVLNVLRFPDERLRTKAADVVEVNDEIRTIVDNMIETMYQENGVGLAATQVNIHQRIVVIDVSDKSDNPIVLINPEIIAKSEKTFINEEGCLSVPGCYAKVTRHETVTVQALDRNGEQFTLDGDELLSICIQHELDHLAGILFVDYLSPLKRQRIKTKLEKEARLQKAHA from the coding sequence ATGACCGTTTTAAATGTATTGCGCTTTCCCGATGAAAGATTAAGAACCAAAGCCGCCGATGTGGTTGAAGTAAATGATGAAATCAGAACTATCGTTGATAACATGATCGAAACCATGTATCAGGAAAATGGTGTCGGCCTGGCCGCCACCCAGGTAAATATTCATCAGCGTATCGTAGTGATCGATGTCTCCGATAAAAGCGACAATCCAATTGTTTTGATCAACCCTGAAATTATCGCCAAAAGCGAGAAAACCTTTATCAATGAAGAAGGCTGCCTGTCGGTGCCCGGCTGTTATGCCAAGGTGACCCGCCATGAAACCGTGACGGTGCAGGCACTTGACCGCAACGGCGAGCAATTTACCCTGGACGGCGATGAGCTGCTCAGCATCTGTATCCAGCACGAACTCGACCATTTGGCCGGGATCCTGTTTGTGGATTATTTATCCCCCCTCAAGCGCCAGCGCATTAAAACCAAGCTTGAAAAAGAAGCCAGATTGCAAAAAGCCCACGCTTAA
- the rsmB gene encoding 16S rRNA (cytosine(967)-C(5))-methyltransferase RsmB, whose product MNIRALAAKCTFAVIDQGRSLADELPKLQAKVEGKDKGLLQEITYGVLRYLPELEFDVRQLMAKPLTGKQRVCHFLILVGIYQIKYTRIPDHAAVSETVAATGPLKNRHLKGLINGVLRNYQRQQEKSGDDNKDAEKPDSVRYNHPGWLLKKIQAAYPEKWQSVLQENQQKPPMWLRVNKKHHEVAAYRQQLEAAEIGHNEPEVHSGAIPLTSPVDVNRLPGFADGDVSVQDGAAQQAARLLDCQPGDNVLDCCAAPGGKTCHILEYTPNLGAVTAIDIEESRLVRVRENLERLQLKAKVIAADAAAPDAWWDKQLFDRILLDAPCSGTGVIRRHPDIKWLRKASDIPALTVLQQQILKNIWSLLKPGGTLIYATCSILPEENCEQIKQFLAENNDAELIPLPEGNDSAEPGWQILPGDTGMDGFYYAKLMKKA is encoded by the coding sequence ATGAATATCAGAGCACTCGCCGCCAAATGTACCTTTGCGGTTATCGACCAGGGGCGTAGCCTGGCGGATGAATTACCTAAATTACAAGCCAAGGTAGAAGGCAAAGACAAGGGCCTGCTGCAGGAAATCACCTATGGTGTCTTGCGCTACCTGCCGGAACTGGAGTTTGATGTCCGTCAGTTGATGGCCAAACCGCTGACCGGCAAACAAAGGGTTTGCCATTTCCTGATCCTGGTGGGTATTTACCAGATCAAATATACCCGTATTCCGGATCATGCTGCAGTCAGTGAAACCGTTGCCGCCACCGGCCCGTTAAAAAACCGCCATTTAAAGGGACTGATTAACGGCGTATTACGCAATTACCAGCGCCAGCAGGAAAAGTCTGGCGATGATAATAAGGATGCGGAAAAACCGGATAGCGTGCGTTACAACCACCCCGGCTGGCTGCTGAAAAAGATACAGGCTGCCTATCCTGAAAAATGGCAATCAGTGTTACAGGAAAACCAGCAAAAGCCGCCGATGTGGCTCAGGGTAAATAAAAAACACCACGAGGTCGCTGCATACCGGCAGCAGCTTGAAGCAGCAGAAATAGGCCATAACGAACCCGAGGTTCATTCGGGCGCCATTCCCTTAACTTCACCGGTAGATGTCAACCGCCTGCCCGGCTTTGCCGATGGCGATGTTTCCGTTCAGGACGGTGCCGCCCAACAAGCCGCGCGCCTGCTCGATTGTCAGCCGGGGGATAATGTCCTCGATTGCTGTGCCGCTCCCGGCGGTAAAACCTGCCATATCCTGGAGTATACCCCCAACCTGGGCGCAGTAACGGCTATCGATATCGAAGAAAGCCGCCTGGTACGGGTCAGGGAAAACCTGGAACGTTTACAGCTAAAAGCCAAAGTAATTGCCGCCGATGCCGCCGCTCCGGATGCCTGGTGGGACAAGCAATTATTTGATCGCATCCTGCTCGACGCCCCCTGCTCCGGCACCGGGGTGATCCGCCGTCATCCTGATATCAAGTGGCTGAGAAAAGCCAGCGATATTCCGGCGCTGACGGTATTGCAGCAGCAAATATTAAAAAACATATGGTCTTTGCTTAAACCCGGTGGTACTTTGATTTACGCCACTTGCAGTATCTTACCCGAAGAAAACTGCGAGCAGATAAAGCAGTTTCTTGCAGAAAATAACGATGCCGAATTAATCCCGCTGCCTGAAGGCAACGACAGTGCAGAGCCCGGCTGGCAGATATTACCCGGCGACACGGGCATGGACGGCTTTTATTATGCAAAATTAATGAAGAAAGCTTAA
- the pepQ gene encoding Xaa-Pro dipeptidase — protein sequence MTRLTALYPAHIAELQRRSATALSRENLDGLVIHSGQEIKVFLDDYGYPFKVNPHFKFWLPLVDIPNCWLIINGKDKPQLIYYQPVDFWHKVVELTDSYWNEFFDIKILTKATDVDQLLPYDKKGYAYIGAHIEVAKALGFDNINPEPLLNYLHYHRAYKTAYEQECMRQSNNLAVLGHKAAKEAFMQGKSEYDIQQAYLKATHHTDNETPYGNIVALNENASILHYTALNRNVPQHHKSFLLDAGANFNGYASDITRTYSFKQDKFAELIARMDKLMLNAVDGLKPGKSYVDLHVETYRDIGQVLKEFDFINTDADTAAETGIVSTFFPHGLGHHLGLQTHDVGGFMADERGTHVNSPEKHAFLRTSRVVEANQVFTIEPGLYFIDSLLGDLKASEHAGLVNWAEVEAMLPFGGIRIEDNIIVHKSHNENMTRDCGLA from the coding sequence ATGACAAGGTTAACAGCACTTTATCCGGCCCATATCGCAGAATTACAACGCCGTTCGGCAACGGCATTATCACGTGAAAACCTGGATGGATTAGTGATCCATTCGGGACAGGAAATCAAAGTCTTCCTGGATGATTATGGTTATCCGTTTAAAGTGAATCCTCATTTTAAGTTCTGGTTACCTTTAGTCGATATTCCAAACTGCTGGCTGATCATTAACGGTAAAGACAAACCTCAGCTGATTTATTACCAGCCGGTGGATTTCTGGCATAAAGTGGTTGAGTTGACCGACAGTTACTGGAATGAATTCTTTGATATCAAGATCTTGACCAAAGCCACAGATGTCGATCAGTTGTTGCCTTATGATAAAAAAGGCTACGCTTATATCGGCGCCCATATCGAAGTGGCCAAGGCACTGGGCTTTGACAATATCAACCCGGAACCTTTATTGAATTACCTGCATTACCATAGAGCCTATAAAACCGCTTATGAGCAGGAATGTATGCGCCAGTCCAACAATCTTGCGGTATTGGGACATAAGGCGGCAAAAGAAGCCTTTATGCAGGGCAAAAGCGAATATGATATCCAGCAGGCTTACCTGAAAGCGACACATCACACCGACAACGAGACCCCTTACGGCAATATCGTGGCGTTAAACGAAAACGCCTCTATCCTGCATTACACCGCATTAAACCGCAACGTGCCTCAGCACCATAAGTCTTTCTTACTGGATGCCGGCGCCAACTTTAACGGTTATGCCTCGGATATTACCCGGACTTACTCCTTTAAACAGGATAAGTTTGCCGAGCTGATCGCCCGTATGGACAAACTTATGCTCAACGCGGTTGACGGTCTTAAACCCGGTAAAAGCTATGTTGATCTCCATGTGGAAACCTACCGGGATATCGGTCAGGTATTAAAGGAGTTTGACTTTATCAATACCGATGCCGATACCGCCGCTGAAACCGGTATTGTTTCAACTTTCTTCCCTCATGGCCTCGGCCACCACCTGGGGCTGCAAACCCATGATGTCGGCGGTTTTATGGCGGATGAGCGCGGCACCCATGTGAATAGCCCGGAAAAACACGCCTTTTTGCGTACTTCACGGGTGGTTGAGGCAAATCAGGTCTTTACCATAGAGCCTGGCCTGTATTTTATTGATTCCCTGCTGGGAGATTTAAAGGCATCCGAACATGCGGGGTTAGTGAACTGGGCCGAGGTTGAAGCCATGTTGCCTTTCGGTGGCATCCGTATCGAAGACAATATTATCGTGCACAAGTCACATAACGAAAACATGACCCGGGACTGCGGACTTGCCTAG
- a CDS encoding YigZ family protein, with the protein MAGTYNIAASEVIDETIVTRSRFICYLRPCTSQEAAKAFIRELQQLHPQANHHCYAFVFGAPDDSQSYGFSDDGEPTGTAGKPMLAVLQGGGIGQICAVVVRYFGGTKLGTGGLQRAYGNSVRQALALMQTEVKVPKVTKALACQYGQVDDILHLLAQVKGEVTGQQYSEQVNLTLAIPEAELALFQQHLSTLSSGQLTLISVDH; encoded by the coding sequence ATGGCCGGTACCTATAACATAGCGGCAAGCGAGGTCATAGATGAAACTATAGTGACCCGCAGCCGCTTTATCTGTTATCTCAGGCCTTGTACTTCACAGGAAGCCGCCAAGGCCTTTATCCGGGAATTACAGCAACTACATCCCCAGGCTAACCACCACTGTTACGCTTTTGTCTTCGGCGCTCCGGATGACAGCCAGAGCTACGGCTTCTCCGATGACGGCGAACCCACAGGCACCGCAGGTAAACCTATGCTGGCGGTATTGCAGGGGGGCGGCATCGGCCAGATTTGTGCCGTGGTGGTGCGCTATTTTGGCGGCACTAAACTCGGTACCGGCGGTTTGCAAAGGGCTTATGGCAACAGTGTCCGCCAGGCGCTGGCCTTGATGCAGACAGAAGTTAAGGTGCCGAAAGTGACCAAGGCACTGGCATGCCAGTATGGCCAGGTGGATGATATTCTGCATTTGCTGGCACAGGTGAAAGGGGAAGTTACTGGGCAGCAATACAGCGAGCAGGTAAATTTGACTTTGGCGATCCCCGAGGCTGAGCTGGCTTTATTTCAACAACATTTGTCCACGTTATCGTCGGGGCAGCTGACATTGATATCGGTAGACCACTAG
- the trkA gene encoding Trk system potassium transporter TrkA → MKIIIIGAGQVGGTLAENLVGERNEISLVDIDHEKLHELQDKLDLQVVPGQGCYPEVLKKAGAEDADMIIAVTNDDATNMITCQIAYSLFNTPTKIARIRSNQILRYREQLFHNKDVPIDHIIAPEQLVTRDIAHLIDYPGALQVLEFASGKVSLVAVKAYYGGLLVGHALSTLKEHIPNIDTRVAAIYRNGKPIRPLGTTVIEADDEVFFIAASIHIRAVMNELQKLEPAYKRIMIAGGGNIGAGLASILESNHQVKLIEHNPQRAAQLASDLNETLVFTGDSSDHELLLEEHIDQFDVFIAVTNDDEANIMSSLLAKKLGVRKTMVLIQRDAYVELVHGSTIDIAISPQQATISALLTHVRKGAINNVYSLRGGAAEAIEIVAKGDEHSSKVVGREIKSIKLPPGTTIGAIVRGDTVLIAHSNTMILEEDHVILFLVNKRYISDVEKLFQVGAIYF, encoded by the coding sequence ATGAAAATAATAATTATTGGTGCGGGACAGGTTGGCGGTACCTTAGCCGAAAACTTAGTGGGTGAGCGTAACGAAATCTCCCTGGTAGATATCGACCATGAAAAGTTGCACGAACTGCAGGATAAACTCGATCTGCAGGTCGTGCCCGGCCAGGGCTGTTATCCGGAAGTCCTGAAAAAAGCCGGCGCCGAAGACGCCGATATGATCATCGCGGTGACCAATGACGACGCCACCAACATGATCACTTGCCAGATCGCCTATTCGCTGTTTAATACCCCGACCAAGATCGCCCGTATCCGCTCGAACCAGATCTTAAGGTACCGGGAGCAGCTGTTTCACAACAAGGATGTGCCGATAGATCATATTATCGCCCCTGAGCAGCTGGTGACCCGGGATATTGCCCACCTGATCGATTACCCGGGGGCGTTGCAGGTATTGGAATTTGCCAGCGGTAAAGTCTCCCTGGTGGCGGTAAAAGCCTACTATGGCGGTTTATTGGTGGGCCATGCTTTATCTACCCTGAAAGAGCATATCCCCAATATTGATACCCGGGTAGCGGCTATTTACCGTAACGGCAAACCTATCCGTCCCCTGGGCACTACCGTGATTGAAGCCGATGATGAAGTATTCTTTATTGCCGCCAGCATACATATCCGGGCGGTAATGAATGAACTGCAAAAGCTCGAACCCGCCTATAAACGTATTATGATTGCCGGCGGCGGTAATATCGGCGCCGGTCTGGCCAGCATTTTGGAAAGCAACCACCAGGTCAAATTAATCGAGCATAATCCGCAACGGGCCGCCCAGCTGGCCTCGGATCTTAATGAGACCCTGGTTTTCACCGGCGATTCTTCCGATCATGAATTACTGCTCGAAGAGCATATCGACCAGTTCGATGTCTTTATTGCCGTCACCAATGATGACGAAGCCAATATCATGTCTTCGTTGCTGGCGAAAAAGCTCGGCGTGCGTAAAACCATGGTGCTGATCCAGCGGGATGCCTATGTCGAACTGGTACACGGCAGTACCATAGATATTGCCATTTCCCCGCAACAGGCTACCATTTCCGCTTTGCTGACCCATGTCCGTAAAGGGGCGATCAATAATGTTTACAGCCTGCGCGGCGGCGCCGCCGAAGCGATAGAAATCGTCGCCAAAGGAGATGAGCATTCTTCTAAAGTGGTCGGCCGTGAAATCAAAAGCATCAAGCTGCCGCCGGGCACTACGATCGGAGCAATAGTACGTGGCGATACGGTATTAATTGCCCACTCCAATACCATGATATTGGAAGAAGACCATGTCATCCTGTTCCTGGTGAACAAACGTTATATTTCCGATGTTGAGAAGCTGTTCCAGGTCGGGGCGATATACTTTTAA
- a CDS encoding TrkH family potassium uptake protein, translating to MQYKNIIRILGLLVTLLSVTMLPPAFVSLIYRDGGGVSFLMGFILCLITGILSWYPNRAEKGDLRAREGFLIVVLFWTVLASFSAIPLLLLEEPNLSMADAFFESFSGLTTTGATILTHIDELPHAVLYYRQQLQWLGGMGIIVLAVAVLPMLGIGGMQLYRAETPGPVKDSKMTPRIADTAKHLWYIYLSLTIACALAYWVVGMSVFDAICHAFSTIAIGGFSTHDASMGYFNSPQINLVCVFFLVIAGINFALHYAVVQSRSLKNYLFDPEFKVFIAIQVILTAICFTVLMMSGTYIDADVALDQALFQSVSISTTAGFATTSFADWPTLLPLLLIFASFIGGCAGSTGGGMKVVRVLLLYLQGIRELNKLVHPKAVFTIKLGKKPLPDRVVEAVWGFFSAYAAVFVICMLLLLAAGVDDLTAFTAVAACLNNLGPGLGEVASNFAGLNDFSKWVLILAMLFGRLEIFTLLVLFTPAFWRS from the coding sequence GTGCAATATAAAAATATCATCCGCATTTTAGGTCTGTTGGTGACCTTACTCAGTGTTACTATGCTGCCGCCGGCGTTTGTGTCATTGATTTATCGCGATGGCGGCGGTGTCTCGTTTTTAATGGGCTTTATCCTGTGTCTGATCACAGGAATTTTATCCTGGTATCCCAACCGGGCAGAGAAAGGCGATCTTAGGGCAAGGGAAGGTTTCCTGATCGTGGTGCTGTTCTGGACGGTATTGGCCAGCTTCTCGGCGATCCCGCTATTGCTGCTTGAAGAGCCCAATTTATCGATGGCGGATGCTTTTTTCGAGTCCTTTTCCGGGTTAACGACCACCGGGGCTACTATCCTGACCCATATTGATGAGTTGCCCCATGCGGTGCTTTATTACCGCCAGCAGCTGCAATGGCTGGGGGGCATGGGGATCATCGTCCTGGCGGTGGCGGTATTGCCTATGTTAGGTATCGGGGGCATGCAGTTGTACCGGGCGGAAACCCCGGGACCGGTGAAAGACTCGAAAATGACCCCCAGGATAGCGGATACCGCCAAACATCTCTGGTATATCTATTTATCCCTGACTATCGCCTGTGCCTTGGCTTATTGGGTGGTGGGCATGTCGGTTTTTGATGCTATCTGCCATGCGTTTTCCACCATTGCCATCGGCGGTTTCTCTACCCATGATGCCAGTATGGGTTACTTTAACAGCCCGCAAATCAACCTGGTGTGTGTGTTCTTCCTGGTGATTGCCGGGATTAACTTTGCCCTGCATTATGCCGTGGTGCAGAGCCGGTCACTGAAGAATTATCTTTTCGATCCTGAGTTTAAAGTCTTTATCGCCATTCAGGTGATATTAACGGCGATTTGCTTTACGGTACTGATGATGTCGGGCACTTATATTGATGCCGATGTTGCCCTGGATCAGGCTTTATTCCAGTCGGTTTCCATCAGTACCACCGCAGGCTTTGCCACGACTTCCTTTGCCGACTGGCCAACCCTGTTGCCGTTATTGCTGATTTTTGCCAGTTTTATCGGTGGCTGTGCCGGCAGTACCGGCGGTGGTATGAAAGTGGTGCGGGTGCTGTTGTTATACCTGCAGGGCATACGTGAGCTTAATAAGCTAGTGCATCCGAAGGCGGTGTTTACCATTAAACTGGGTAAAAAGCCTTTGCCTGATCGGGTGGTGGAAGCCGTTTGGGGCTTCTTTTCCGCTTATGCCGCCGTTTTTGTCATTTGTATGTTGCTACTGCTGGCTGCCGGGGTCGATGACCTTACCGCTTTTACCGCGGTGGCTGCCTGCCTCAATAACCTGGGGCCGGGATTGGGGGAGGTGGCCTCTAACTTTGCCGGGCTTAATGATTTCAGTAAATGGGTCTTGATACTGGCGATGTTGTTTGGACGTCTGGAAATATTCACCCTGTTGGTACTTTTCACCCCGGCGTTCTGGCGCTCCTAA
- the dprA gene encoding DNA-processing protein DprA produces MVKEEVHYWLALKLVPRLAISKKLALVDRYGLQELFTSSSWLADANLTAAQVNAFQQPDWSRVETIVAASSLCQSQIIFYNSQDYPELLMQLPDPPLVLFIQGNVTLLQQSQLAIVGSRFATAAGRDEATAMAKALAQHGLVITSGLAIGIDGAAHKGALLERSGTVAVVATGLDQVYPARHKQLAQNILASQGCIVSEFEPGTPPKAGHFPRRNRLISGLSLGVLVVEAAMKSGSLITARCALEQNREVFAMPGTIHNPQSKGCHWLIKQGAKLVEECADIMDELDLSAVSGLSKEKAEKNEKTAQQDLFLDPLLASVDFEITPVDMVVSRCKLPTDVVLTRLTMLELRGLVSAVPGGYLRLNRG; encoded by the coding sequence GTGGTAAAAGAAGAGGTGCATTACTGGCTGGCGTTGAAATTAGTGCCCAGACTCGCCATCAGTAAAAAACTCGCGCTGGTGGACCGTTATGGTCTGCAGGAACTTTTTACCTCTTCATCCTGGCTTGCCGATGCCAATTTAACCGCAGCGCAAGTTAATGCGTTTCAACAGCCGGACTGGAGCAGGGTAGAGACAATTGTCGCCGCTTCCAGCCTGTGCCAAAGCCAAATTATTTTTTATAACAGCCAAGATTACCCCGAATTACTGATGCAGTTGCCGGATCCGCCGCTGGTGTTATTCATTCAGGGCAATGTCACATTATTACAGCAAAGTCAGCTGGCGATTGTCGGCAGCCGTTTTGCTACGGCCGCTGGCCGGGACGAGGCTACGGCGATGGCTAAAGCACTGGCACAACATGGCCTGGTGATCACCAGCGGTCTGGCCATCGGCATAGATGGCGCCGCACACAAGGGCGCCTTACTGGAAAGGTCGGGTACAGTTGCCGTGGTGGCGACCGGGCTGGACCAGGTATACCCGGCCAGGCATAAGCAACTGGCGCAAAATATCCTGGCGAGTCAGGGCTGTATTGTCAGCGAATTTGAACCCGGCACACCACCCAAAGCCGGGCATTTTCCCAGACGTAACCGGCTGATCAGCGGGTTAAGTCTAGGCGTACTGGTGGTAGAAGCCGCGATGAAAAGCGGTTCTTTGATCACCGCCCGTTGTGCCCTGGAACAAAACCGCGAGGTGTTTGCCATGCCGGGCACTATTCATAATCCCCAAAGCAAGGGGTGTCACTGGTTAATAAAACAAGGAGCTAAATTAGTTGAGGAATGTGCCGATATAATGGATGAGTTAGATTTGTCTGCTGTGTCGGGTCTGTCTAAAGAGAAAGCGGAAAAAAATGAAAAAACTGCTCAGCAGGACTTGTTTCTGGATCCATTGTTGGCTAGTGTGGACTTTGAAATCACCCCCGTAGATATGGTGGTTTCCCGGTGTAAGCTACCCACAGATGTAGTGTTGACCCGGTTAACAATGCTTGAGCTAAGAGGTCTGGTATCTGCGGTGCCAGGTGGCTATCTTAGACTAAATAGGGGCTAG
- a CDS encoding DUF494 family protein, with amino-acid sequence MFDILMYLFENYIHSEAEVMVDHDVLTDELTRAGFHQDEIYKALTWLEKLAALQDSESYAYVTRVARPSVRIYTAEEMQLLDTECRGFLTFLEQVNVLDFSTREMVIDRVMELDTQYFSIDDLKWVVLMVLFNVPGQESAYSQMEDLIFDEQEGPLH; translated from the coding sequence ATGTTTGATATCTTAATGTACCTTTTTGAAAACTATATTCATAGTGAAGCCGAGGTAATGGTTGATCATGACGTACTGACCGATGAGTTGACACGCGCGGGCTTTCATCAGGATGAAATTTACAAAGCACTCACCTGGTTAGAAAAACTAGCAGCATTGCAAGATAGTGAGTCTTATGCTTATGTGACCCGGGTGGCACGTCCGTCGGTACGTATTTATACCGCGGAAGAAATGCAATTGCTCGACACCGAATGCCGGGGATTTTTAACCTTCCTGGAACAGGTCAATGTGCTGGACTTCTCCACCCGGGAAATGGTGATCGACAGGGTAATGGAACTCGATACCCAATACTTTTCCATCGACGATTTAAAATGGGTAGTACTTATGGTGCTGTTTAACGTGCCCGGACAGGAAAGCGCCTACTCGCAAATGGAAGATTTAATTTTTGACGAACAGGAAGGCCCGTTACATTAA